A single window of Sparus aurata chromosome 22, fSpaAur1.1, whole genome shotgun sequence DNA harbors:
- the LOC115574537 gene encoding induced myeloid leukemia cell differentiation protein Mcl-1-like, with the protein MLGLQRLRVTGSETNKGGNTSPASEPVLRYPDDKALDTVTRQLMKSFLGEFTGLLKPTPHRSKALWTMKRVVDDILKTHKCEYNGMIDQLSLDKRDTVTFVSAVANSLFSDGTSNWGRVASLTAFGAVVCQYFKDKGRDSHVEMVAEELASYLLTKQKDWLINNNYWDGFVGFFHLAEPASTPMIVIVFAGIGIMLTLLNM; encoded by the exons ATGCTTGGGTTACAACGTCTACGGGTAACCGGCAGCGAAACTAACAAAGGTGGCAACACAAGCCCGGCTAGTGAGCCGGTCTTGAGATACCCCGACGATAAAGCTCTGGACACTGTCACCAGGCAACTCATGAAATCTTTCTTAGGAGAATTCACAGGACTGTTGAAACCTACGCCACACCGCAGTAAAGCTCTGTGGACAATGAAAAGGGTTGTTGACGACATATTGAAGACACACAAATGTGAATACAACG GTATGATTGACCAACTTTCCTTGGACAAAAGAGATACCGTGACGTTCGTCAGTGCAGTGGCAAATAGCCTCTTTTCTGATGGGACCAGCAACTGGGGTCGTGTTGCCAGTCTGACAGCCTTCGGGGCAGTGGTGTGTCAGTACTTCAAGGACAAGGGCAGAGACTCCCATGTAGAGATGGTGGCAGAAGAGCTTGCCTCGTACCTCCTGACCAAACAGAAGGATTGGTTGATTAACAACAACTactgg GATGGCTTTGTGGGCTTCTTTCACCTAGCGGAGCCAGCATCTACCCCCATGATCGTCATTGTGTTTGCTGGTATTGGGATAATGTTGACCTTGCTGAACATGTAA